One window of Triticum dicoccoides isolate Atlit2015 ecotype Zavitan chromosome 5A, WEW_v2.0, whole genome shotgun sequence genomic DNA carries:
- the LOC119304141 gene encoding endoribonuclease Dicer homolog 1-like, whose amino-acid sequence MAGGGGGGAHPGAVSYWYDACEDEDDPSLLFDFAASADFDPGLMSAMDSGSGIDFAPGLVPLPAMDCGIDFASADFDPGLLPAMDCGVEDGLVDEIDLILESINDESTPAPAPQPPPSQPVAPPPPAERVQETAAASVADNAVAVVGSGQRSQAVEPRRETRSVEPRKETRSVDPRREPRRESHGGSTNGGRAGEWRDGKRPRLAPGAHGEPRPDSRRRPMLPPPSRGWEERRGRRDFVDRPRKRDRDSNPAHRREARGFWERDRGGKMVFRPGTWEQESEREGKRARTQNGGSVEKNAEADKAASAQKEKPLAEEQARHYQLEVLEQAKSRNTIAFLETGAGKTLIAVLLIKSICDKMMKENRKILAVFLVPKVPLVYQQAEVIRERTGYRVGHYCGEMGQDFWDARKWQREFDSKQVLVMTAQILLNILRHSIIKMDAIHLLILDECHHAVKKHPYSLVMSEFYHTTPKDKRPVVFGMTASPVNLKGVTSQEDCAIKIRNLESKLDSIVCTIKDRKELEKHVPMPFEVVVQYDKAATLCSLHEQIKQMEVAVEEAALCSSKRTKWQFMGARDAGSRDELRLVYGVSERTESDGAANLIQKLRAINYALGELGQWCAYKVAVSFLTVLQNDERANYQVDVKFQESHLKKVVALLHCQLTEGAAVKSETNDVEMHNSENHNPSELEDGELPDSHAVSVGEHVDEVIGAAVADGKVTPRVQALIKILLKYQHTEDFRAIIFVERVVTALVLPKVLAELPSLSFIQCASLIGHNNNQEMRTSQMQDTIAKFRDGRVTLLVATSVAEEGLDIRQCNVVIRFDLAKTVLAYVQSRGRARKPGSDYILMVERGNLAHETFLRNARNSEETLRKEAIERTDLSHLDGTLLNSIDTSPDSMYQVESTGAVVSLNSAVGLVHFYCSQLPSDRYSILHPEFIMQKHEKPGGSMEYSCKLQLPCNAPFEKLEGPICGSIRLAQQAVCLAACKKLHEMNAFTDMLLPDRGSGEGEKTEQNEGDPLPGTARHREFYPEGVAEILRGEWILCGRDGCQSTQFVKLYMYSVNCVDVGTSKDPSLAQLSNFSIIFGSELDAEVLSTPMGLFVARTMITKASLVFRGPIEVTESQLVLLKSFHVRLMSIVLDVDVDPSTTPWDPAKAYLFVPVGAEKCTDALREIDWTLVNSIVNTDAWNNPLQKARPDVYLGTNERTLGGEKREYGFGKLRNGTAFGQKAHPTYGIRGAIADFDIVKASGLVPSRDRGYSSEYQNQGKLFMADSCWDAKDLSGMVVTAAHSGKRFYVDCICYNMNAENSFPRKEGYLGPLEYSSYADYYKQKYGVELVYKKQPLIRARGVSYCKNLLSPRFEHSEAREGDFSENVDKTYYVYLPPELCLVHPLPGSLIRGAQRLPSIMRRVESMLLAVQLKETIDYPVPAVKILEALTAASCQETFCYERAELLGDAYLKWVVSRFLFLKYPQKHEGQLTRMRQQMVSNMVLYQFALNKTLQSYIQADRFAPSRWAAPGVLPVFDEETRESEPSIFGEESIPGNELQKDYDDDYTDNIQEEGEIDGDSSCYRVLSSKTLADVVEALIGVYYVAGGKIAANHLMKWIGIHAELDPQEIPPPKPYNIPESILKGIEFETLEGILGMKFQNKGFLIEAITHASRPSSGVSCYQRLEFVGDAVLDHLITKHLFFTYTDLPPGRLTDLRAAAVNNENFARVAVRRKLHTHLRHGSSALEKQIREFVKDVREEISKSGFNSFGLGDCKAPKVLGDIIESIAGAVFLDSGYDTSAVWKVFQPLLEPLVTPETLPMHPIRELQERCQQQAEGLEYKASRAGNVATVEVFVDGVQIGVAQNPQKKMAQKLAARNALVVLKEKETAAKKETEKAGDKSNAGFTRQNLNDTCLKRQWPMPQYRCINEGGPAHAKRFVYAVRVNTSDRGWTDECIGEPMPSVKKAKDSAAMLLLELLNRSFPDKPDGKK is encoded by the exons AtggcgggaggaggaggcggcggcgcgcacCCGGGGGCGGTGTCCTACTGGTACGACGCGTGCGAGGACGAGGACGACCCGTCCCTGCTCTTCGACTTCGCCGCGTCCGCCGACTTCGACCCGGGCCTCATGTCCGCCATGGACAGCGGCAGCGGCATCGACTTCGCCCCGGGGCTCGTGCCCTTGCCCGCCATGGACTGCGGCATCGACTTCGCGTCCGCGGATTTCGACCCGGGCCTCTTGCCCGCCATGGACTGCGGCGTCGAAGACGGCTTGGTCGACGAGATAGACCTGATACTCGAGAGCATCAACGACGAGAGCACCCCCGCCCCCGCGCCGCAGCCCCCGCCGTCTCAGCCTGTGGCTCCCCCGCCGCCAGCGGAGCGGGTGCAGGAGACTGCTGCTGCGTCTGTGGCCGACAATGCTGTGGCGGTGGTGGGCTCGGGGCAGAGGAGCCAGGCTGTCGAGCCGAGGAGGGAGACGAGAAGCGTTGAGCCACGGAAGGAGACGAGAAGCGTCGACCCAAGGAGGGAGCCGAGAAGGGAGTCGCATGGTGGTTCCACGAACGGCGGTCGCGCCGGGGAGTGGAGAGATGGGAAGCGTCCTCGCCTCGCCCCTGGGGCTCACGGGGAGCCACGCCCTGATTCGCGGCGGCGCCCGATGCTTCCGCCTCCCTCGCGTGGTTGGGAGGAACGGCGTGGGAGGCGCGACTTCGTTGACAGGCCCCGCAAGCGCGACCGCGACAGTAACCCTGCCCACCGCCGCGAGGCTCGAGGGTTCTGGGAGCGGGACCGCGGCGGCAAGATGGTGTTCCGCCCTGGCACCTGGGAGCAGGAGTCTGAGCGCGAGGGAAAGCGTGCCAGGACACAGAACGGAGGCTCCGTGGAGAAGAATGCAGAGGCGGATAAGGCGGCTTCCGCCCAGAAGGAGAAGCCTCTCGCAGAGGAGCAGGCGAGACATTACCAGTTGGAGGTGCTTGAGCAAGCAAAGAGCAGAAACACCATAGCCTTCCTCGAGACCGGCGCGGGGAAGACTCTCATTGCTGTGCTGCTCATCAAAAGCATATGTGACAAAATGATGAAGGAGAACAGGAAAATACTTGCTGTGTTCTTGGTTCCCAAGGTGCCTCTTGTGTATCAG CAAGCTGAGGTGATACGCGAGAGGACTGGCTATCGGGTCGGGCACTACTGTGGAGAGATGGGTCAGGATTTCTGGGATGCTAGAAAGTGGCAGCGAGAATTTGATTCGAAACAG GTACTAGTTATGACAGCTCAAATTTTGTTAAACATCCTCAGGCACAGTATCATTAAAATGGATGCCATACATCTTTTAATTTTAGATGAGTGCCATCATGCAGTGAAAAAACATCCATATTCTTTAGTGATGTCAGAATTTTATCACACAACTCCGAAGGATAAGAGGCCAGTTGTTTTTGGCATGACAGCTTCTCCTGTCAACCTAAAGG GAGTCACTAGCCAAGAAGATTGTGCCATCAAGATAAGAAATCTTGAGAGTAAACTGGATTCCATTGTTTGTACTATTAAAGATCGGAAAGAGCTTGAGAAACATGTCCCCATGCCTTTTGAAGTCGTTGTCCAGTATGACAAAGCAGCCACCCTTTGTTCCCTGCATGAGCAGATCAAACAAATGGAAGTTGCTGTTGAAGAAGCTGCACTCTGTAGCTCTAAGAGAACAAAGTGGCAGTTTATGGGAGCCAGGGATGCTGGGTCTAGAGATGAGCTGCGCCTTGTCTATGGTGTTTCTGAGCGTACAGAAAGTGATGGTGCAGCTAATTTAATCCAGAAGTTGAGAGCTATAAATTATGCTTTAGGTGAACTAGGTCAATGGTGTGCTTATAAG GTTGCAGTGTCCTTTTTGACAGTATTGCAGAATGATGAAAGGGCAAACTATCAGGTTGATGTAAAGTTTCAAGAGTCACATTTAAAGAAGGTTGTTGCTTTATTGCACTGCCAGTTGACTGAGGGAGCTGCAGTGAAAAGTGAGACGAATGATGTTGAGATGCATAACAGTGAAAATCACAACCCAAGTGAACTTGAAGATGGGGAGCTGCCTGATAGCCATG CTGTTTCTGTAGGTGAACATGTAGATGAGGTCATCGGAGCTGCCGTGGCAGATGGGAAAGTTACCCCTAGGGTGCAGGCTTTAATCAAAATCCTTCTCAAGTATCAGCATACCGAGGATTTCCGTGCCATCATCTTTGTGGAGCGAGTTGTCACGGCATTAGTTCTTCCTAAG GTGCTTGCAGAGCTTCCATCTTTAAGCTTTATCCAATGTGCAAGCTTGATAGGTCATAACAACAATCAAGAGATGCGCACAAGCCAAATGCAGGATACCATTGCAAAATTTCGTGATGGCCGT GTTACACTGTTAGTTGCGACTAGTGTTGCTGAGGAAGGACTTGATATTCGACAGTGCAATGTTGTCATTCGCTTTGACCTTGCAAAGACAGTCTTGGCCTATGTACAGTCTCGTGGTCGTGCAAGAAAGCCTGGATCTGACTACATATTGATGGTTGAAAG GGGAAATTTGGCACATGAAACTTTCTTGAGGAATGCTCGAAATAGTGAGGAGACGTTGAGAAAAGAGGCTATAGAAAGAACTGATCTCAGTCATCTTGATGGTACTCTGTTAAATTCCATTGATACATCACCTGATTCGATGTACCAGGTCGAATCCACAGGTGCTGTTGTCAGCTTGAATTCTGCAGTTGGGCTCGTACATTTTTACTGTTCACAGCTACCAAGTGACAG GTACTCAATTCTTCATCCAGAATTTATTATGCAGAAACATGAGAAGCCAGGGGGTTCCATGGAATATTCTTGCAAACTTCAACTTCCCTGTAATGCTCCATTTGAGAAACTTGAGGGTCCTATATGCGGCTCAATTCGTCTGGCACAGCAA GCTGTTTGTTTGGCTGCCTGTAAGAAGCTGCATGAGATGAATGCCTTCACAGATATGCTTTTACCTGatagaggaagtggggaaggagagAAGACCGAACAGAATGAAGGTGATCCACTCCCTGGAACGGCACGCCATAGAGAGTTTTAtcctgaaggtgttgctgaaattttGAGA GGAGAATGGATTTTATGTGGAAGAGATGGCTGCCAAAGCACTCAATTTGTTAAGTTGTATATGTATTCTGTGAATTGTGTGGATGTAGGGACATCTAAGGACCCTTCCCTTGCACAGCTTTCGAATTTTTCTATTATTTTTGGCAGTGAGCTGGATGCAGAG GTTTTATCGACACCAATGGGTCTCTTTGTTGCCAGGACAATGATAACAAAGGCATCTCTTGTATTCCGTGGACCAATTGAAGTTACAGAAAGTCAG CTGGTTCTGCTGAAGAGCTTTCATGTTAGGCTCATGAGCATAGTCCTTGATGTTGATGTTGATCCCTCAACTACACCTTGGGATCCAGCAAAAGCATACCTCTTTGTCCCTGTAGGAGCTGAGAAGTGTACAGATGCTTTAAGAGAGATCGATTGGACTTTAGTCAACAGCATTGTGAATACTGATGCCTGGAATAATCCACTTCAGAAGGCACGACCAGATGTCTACCTAGGCACCAATGAGAGGACACTCGGTGGAGAAAAGAGAGAGTATGGGTTTGGAAAATTGCGTAATGGAACAGCTTTTGGACAGAAGGCACATCCGACTTATGGTATCAGAGGAGCCATTGCTGACTTTGATATCGTCAAAGCATCTGGATTAGTTCCTTCTCGTGATAGAGGGTATTCAAGCGAGtatcagaaccaaggcaagttgTTCATGGCAGATTCATGCTGGGATGCAAAAGACCTTTCTGGGATGGTTGTCACTGCTGCCCACTCAGGAAAGCGGTTCTATGTGGACTGTATTTGCTATAACATGAATGCAGAAAATTCATTTCCTAGGAAGGAAGGCTACCTGGGGCCTTTGGAATATAGCTCATATGCCGATTACTACAAGCAGAA ATATGGTGTGGAGCTAGTGTATAAGAAACAGCCTCTTATACGTGCACGTGGTGTTTCCTATTGCAAGAATCTTCTGTCTCCTAGATTTGAGCATTCTGAAG CTAGAGAAGGTGACTTTTCGGAGAACGTTGACAAAACATACTATGTCTATTTACCTCCCGAACTCTGTCTTGTGCACCCACTTCCTGGATCACTTATTCGTGGAGCTCAGAGGTTGCCATCAATAATGCGAAGGGTTGAGAGTATGCTTCTTGCAGTTCAATTGAAGGAAACAATTGATTATCCTGTTCCCGCAGTTAAG ATATTAGAAGCCTTGACTGCTGCATCATGCCAGGAAACATTCTGCTATGAAAGAGCAGAGTTACTGGGTGATGCATACCTGAAATGGGTTGTGAGTAGATTCCTTTTCCTAAAATATCCTCAGAAGCATGAGGGACAGCTTACAAGGATGCGGCAGCAGATGGTCAGTAACATGGTCCTCTACCAATTTGCCCTGAATAAAACTCTTCAGTCGTATATTCAAGCAGATCGGTTTGCCCCATCAAGATGGGCAGCTCCAGGAGTACTGCCTGTATTTGATGAGGAGACAAGAGAATCTGAACCGTCCATCTTTGGTGAGGAGTCAATACCTGGTAATGAATTACAGAAGGATTATGATGATGACTACACAGATAACATTCAAGAGGAGGGTGAAATTGATGGAGATTCCAGCTGCTATCGTGTTCTCTCAAGCAAGACTCTAGCAGATGTCGTTGAAGCACTTATTGGGGTCTATTATGTAGCAGGAGGGAAAATTGCTGCAAACCACTTGATGAAGTGGATTGGGATTCATGCCGAGTTGGATCCTCAAGAGATCCCTCCCCCGAAGCCATATAATATACCTGAGAGCATATTGAAAGGCATCGAGTTTGAGACATTGGAAGGCATCTTGGGTATGAAATTCCAGAATAAAGGTTTTCTTATTGAGGCTATAACGCATGCATCCAGGCCATCTTCTGGCGTTTCCTGTTACCAGCGGTTGGAATTTGTTGGTGATGCTGTGTTGGATCATCTCATCACAAAGCATTTATTTTTTACATATACTGATCTACCTCCTGGTCGCTTGACTGACCTGAGAGCTGCAGCTGTTAATAATGAAAACTTTGCAAGGGTTGCAGTTAGGCGTAAGCTGCACACACATCTTCGCCATGGATCATCTGCACTGGAAAAACAG ATTCGGGAGTTCGTGAAGGATGTCCGAGAAGAGATTTCAAAATCAGGTTTCAATTCTTTTGGACTAGGGGACTGCAAGGCTCCTAAAGTTCTTGGAGACATTATTGAGTCTATTGCTGGTGCAGTATTCCTGGATAGTGGGTATGACACCTCGGCAGTCTGGAAG GTATTCCAACCGCTCCTCGAACCTCTGGTAACGCCAGAGACCCTTCCAATGCATCCAATTAGGGAGCTCCAAGAACGGTGCCAGCAACAAGCAGAAGGCTTAGAATACAAAGCATCCCGGGCAGGCAATGTAGCTACCGTTGAAGTCTTTGTTGATGGTGTTCAGATTGGTGTAGCTCAAAACCCACAGAAGAAGATGGCACAGAAGTTGGCGGCGAGAAACGCACTAGTGGTCCTAAAGGAGAAGGAAACCGCAGCAAAGAAAGAGACCGAAAAGGCCGGTGATAAGAGCAATGCTGGGTTCACCAGGCAGAACCTGAACGACACTTGCTTGAAAAGGCAGTGGCCAATGCCACAGTACAGGTGCATAAATGAGGGCGGCCCTGCTCATGCTAAAAGATTTGTCTACGCGGTTAGGGTTAATACATCCGATCGCGGATGGACCGACGAGTGCATCGGGGAGCCGATGCCGAGCGTGAAGAAGGCCAAGGACTCTGCCGCCATGCTTCTCCTCGAGCTTCTGAATAGAAGTTTCCCTGATAAGCCCGACGGTAAGAAGTGA
- the LOC119304142 gene encoding nascent polypeptide-associated complex subunit alpha-like protein 2 has protein sequence MVSEETPVATEPELESGDAAPEVVKAEEPAEDGAPVVEDVKEGDGDEDEEEDEDDDEDDEDEDGELGVAGSEGSKQSRSEKKSRKAMMKLGMKPVTGVSRITIKRAKNILFVVSKPDVFKSPTSETYVIFGEAKIEDLSSQLQAQAAQQFRMQDLSKAMRPDAAAAGAGAPADEEEVVDETGIEARDIDLVMTQASVSRAKAVKALKAHDGDIVSAIMELTA, from the exons ATGGTCAGCGAGGAGACGCCGGTGGCCACCGAGCCGGAGCTGGAGAGCGGCGACGCGGCACCGGAGGTCGTCAAGGCCGAGGAGCCCgcggaggacggcgcgcccgtcgtCGAGGACGTCAAGGAGGGCGACGgtgatgaagacgaggaggaggacgaggatgatgacgaggacgacgaggatgaagacg GCGAGCTGGGTGTGGCCGGGAGCGAGGGGTCGAAGCAGAGCCGGAGCGAGAAGAAGAGCCGCAAGGCCATGATGAAGCTCGGGATGAAGCCCGTCACCGGCGTCAGCAGGATTACCATCAAGAGAGCCAAGAAC ATCCTGTTCGTGGTGTCGAAGCCGGACGTGTTCAAGAGCCCGACGTCGGAGACGTACGTGATCTTCGGGGAGGCCAAGATCGAGGACCTGAGCTCGCAGCTGCAGGCGCAGGCCGCGCAGCAGTTCAGGATGCAGGACCTGAGCAAGGCGATgaggcccgacgcggcggcggcgggggccggggcgcccgccgacgaggaggaggtggtggacgaGACCGGCATCGAGGCCCGCGACATCGACCTCGTCATGACGCAGGCCAGCGTGTCCCGCGCCAAGGCCGTCAAGGCCCTCAAGGCGCACGACGGCGACATCGTCAGCGCCATCATGGAGCTCACCGCCTAG